A stretch of Anaeromyxobacter dehalogenans 2CP-1 DNA encodes these proteins:
- a CDS encoding acyl-CoA dehydrogenase family protein, with product MGAPAVAFEPFTEDHQAFRRTVRAFVDQELAPHGREWDEAGSFPRALFRRFGELGLFGIRQPPEVGGSGLDWWYVVAYAEELARCRNAGLAVSMLVHGEMAIPVIGELGTEAQRREFLAPAVRGERVAALAISEPDAGSDVAAIRTTARRDGADLVVNGSKMWITNGARADFLTLAVRTGEAGHGGLSLLLFPTDVKGFQVSRTLEKVGLPSSDTAVLFFEDCRVPAANLLGEQDQGFYHVMANFQGERLVAAVQAVAGMQLMLEDAMRYGGERSAFGRPVAKFQAWRHRLADHLTAVEAARWLTYRAADLLARGEPAVREISMAKLFACELAQRVAYDCMQLHGGMGYVLESDIARAWRDVRAMTIAGGTSEIMRELVSRAAGL from the coding sequence ATGGGCGCGCCGGCGGTCGCGTTCGAGCCGTTCACCGAGGACCACCAGGCGTTCCGCCGGACGGTCCGCGCGTTCGTGGACCAGGAGCTCGCGCCGCACGGGCGCGAGTGGGACGAGGCGGGGAGCTTCCCGCGCGCGCTGTTCCGCCGCTTCGGCGAGCTGGGCCTGTTCGGCATCCGGCAGCCGCCGGAGGTGGGCGGCTCGGGGCTCGACTGGTGGTACGTCGTCGCCTACGCGGAGGAGCTGGCGCGCTGCCGCAACGCCGGCCTGGCCGTCTCCATGCTGGTGCACGGGGAGATGGCCATCCCGGTGATCGGGGAGCTCGGCACCGAGGCGCAGCGCCGGGAGTTCCTGGCGCCCGCGGTCCGGGGCGAGCGGGTGGCGGCGCTCGCGATCTCCGAGCCGGACGCCGGCTCCGACGTGGCGGCCATCCGCACCACCGCGCGGCGAGACGGCGCCGACCTCGTGGTGAACGGCTCGAAGATGTGGATCACGAACGGCGCGCGGGCCGACTTCCTCACCCTGGCCGTGCGCACCGGCGAGGCCGGCCACGGCGGGCTCTCGCTGCTGCTGTTCCCCACCGACGTGAAGGGCTTCCAGGTCTCGCGCACGCTGGAGAAGGTGGGGCTGCCCTCGTCGGACACCGCGGTGCTGTTCTTCGAGGACTGCCGGGTGCCGGCGGCGAACCTGCTCGGCGAGCAGGATCAGGGCTTCTACCACGTCATGGCGAACTTCCAGGGCGAGCGGCTGGTGGCGGCCGTCCAGGCCGTCGCCGGGATGCAGCTCATGCTGGAGGACGCGATGCGCTACGGCGGCGAGCGCAGCGCGTTCGGCCGGCCGGTCGCGAAGTTCCAGGCCTGGCGGCACCGGCTCGCGGATCACCTCACCGCGGTCGAGGCGGCGCGCTGGCTCACCTACCGGGCGGCCGACCTGCTGGCGCGGGGCGAGCCGGCGGTGCGCGAGATCTCGATGGCGAAGCTGTTCGCCTGCGAGCTGGCCCAGCGGGTGGCCTACGACTGCATGCAGCTCCACGGCGGCATGGGCTACGTGCTGGAGAGCGACATCGCCCGCGCCTGGCGCGACGTGCGGGCCATGACCATCGCCGGCGGCACGTCCGAGATCATGCGCGAGCTGGTGTCGCGCGCGGCGGGGCTGTGA
- a CDS encoding chalcone isomerase family protein: protein MRKAAAVAALLLVLPLGAAARKVAGVELPDSVTVEGKELRLNGAGIRKKLWIEVYVGALYLATPSSDANAILAADEPRRVRMVFRRDVDQKSIMGAFRDGFEANSGAEAAALVPQLDRIAPAIGDVKKGGEITVTYLPGTGAVVTGPKGTATVEGKAFADALFRNWLGRKPADDDLKRRMLGK from the coding sequence ATGCGCAAGGCCGCCGCCGTCGCCGCCCTCCTCCTCGTCCTCCCGCTCGGCGCCGCGGCCCGCAAGGTCGCGGGCGTGGAGCTCCCGGACAGCGTGACCGTCGAGGGCAAGGAGCTCCGCCTGAACGGGGCGGGCATCCGGAAGAAGCTCTGGATCGAGGTCTACGTGGGTGCGCTCTACCTCGCGACGCCGTCCTCGGACGCGAACGCCATCCTCGCGGCGGACGAGCCGAGGCGCGTGCGCATGGTGTTCCGGCGCGACGTGGACCAGAAGTCGATCATGGGCGCGTTCCGCGACGGCTTCGAGGCGAACTCCGGGGCCGAGGCGGCGGCGCTCGTGCCGCAGCTCGACCGGATCGCGCCCGCCATCGGCGACGTCAAGAAGGGCGGCGAGATCACGGTGACCTACCTGCCGGGCACCGGGGCGGTGGTCACCGGGCCGAAGGGCACCGCCACGGTCGAGGGCAAGGCGTTCGCCGACGCGCTCTTCCGCAACTGGCTCGGCCGGAAGCCCGCCGACGACGACCTGAAGCGCCGCATGCTCGGGAAGTAG
- the cutA gene encoding divalent-cation tolerance protein CutA has translation MTEARVVLVTAPDADVAARLARALVEERLAACGNVVPAIRSIYRWEGSVHDEGEALLVLKTRAARVDALRARVLELHPYQVPEVLVLPVEAGSDAYLAWIAAETS, from the coding sequence ATGACGGAGGCGCGGGTGGTGCTCGTGACCGCGCCCGACGCGGACGTCGCCGCGCGGCTGGCGCGGGCGCTCGTCGAGGAGCGGCTCGCGGCCTGCGGCAACGTCGTGCCGGCCATCCGGTCGATCTACCGGTGGGAGGGGAGCGTGCACGACGAGGGCGAGGCGCTGCTCGTGCTGAAGACCCGCGCCGCCCGCGTGGACGCGCTCCGGGCGCGCGTCCTCGAGCTGCATCCGTACCAGGTGCCGGAGGTGCTGGTGCTGCCGGTGGAGGCGGGGAGCGACGCCTACCTCGCCTGGATCGCGGCCGAGACCTCCTGA